The Streptomyces achromogenes genome window below encodes:
- a CDS encoding class I SAM-dependent methyltransferase: protein MIQEPASSEPALEPEATRRDADVAESSRANRGWWDRNADEYQVEHGTFLGDDRFVWGPEGLDEVEAELLGPPEELKGRSVLEIGAGAAQCARWLAAQGARPVALDLSHRQLQHALRIGGSFPLVCADAGALPFADASFDLACSAYGALPFVADPVLVLREVRRVLRPGGRFVFSVTHPIRWAFPDEPGPEGLSVSASYFDRTPYVEQDDQGRAVYVEHHRTLGDRVRDIVAGGFRLVDLVEPEWPAWNSSEWGGWSPLRGNLIPGTAVFVCERD, encoded by the coding sequence GAGCCGGAAGCCACCCGACGCGACGCCGACGTCGCCGAGAGCTCCCGGGCCAACCGGGGCTGGTGGGACCGCAACGCGGACGAATACCAGGTCGAGCACGGCACCTTCCTCGGCGACGACCGCTTCGTGTGGGGACCCGAGGGTCTGGACGAGGTGGAGGCCGAGCTGCTCGGCCCGCCGGAGGAACTGAAGGGACGGTCGGTCCTGGAGATCGGCGCGGGTGCGGCGCAGTGCGCGCGCTGGCTGGCCGCGCAGGGCGCCCGTCCGGTCGCCCTGGACCTCTCCCACCGGCAGCTCCAGCACGCGCTGCGCATCGGCGGCTCGTTCCCGCTGGTGTGCGCCGACGCGGGCGCGCTGCCCTTCGCGGACGCCTCCTTCGACCTGGCCTGCTCGGCGTACGGAGCGCTGCCGTTCGTCGCCGATCCGGTGCTGGTGCTGCGGGAGGTGCGGCGGGTGCTGCGTCCGGGCGGGCGCTTCGTGTTCTCGGTGACCCACCCGATCCGCTGGGCGTTTCCCGACGAGCCGGGTCCCGAGGGCCTGTCCGTGTCCGCCTCCTACTTCGACCGCACTCCCTACGTCGAGCAGGACGATCAGGGCCGCGCCGTGTACGTGGAGCATCACCGCACGCTCGGCGACCGGGTCCGCGACATCGTGGCGGGCGGCTTCCGGCTGGTGGACCTGGTCGAGCCCGAGTGGCCGGCCTGGAACTCGTCGGAGTGGGGCGGCTGGTCCCCGTTGCGCGGAAACCTGATCCCGGGGACGGCCGTCTTCGTCTGCGAGCGCGACTAG
- the hrpB gene encoding ATP-dependent helicase HrpB, whose translation MPRFDALDALPVRAALPDLNDALEGHGAAVLAAPPGTGKTTLVPLVLAGLLGEGPARRVVVAEPRRIAARAAARRMAWLLGERPGDSVGHTVRGERVGGRHTRVEVVTTGVLLQRLQRDQELTGVDVVVLDECHERHLDADASAAFLWDVRETLRPELRLVAASATTDTAGWARLLGGAPVVRAHGSAFDVEVVWAPPVRAVRPPHGMRVDPALLAHVASVVRRALAERSGDVLCFLPGVGEIARVAGQLGAPPGVDVLQVHGRSPAQVQDAVLSPGVRRRVVLATSVAESSLTVPGVRVVVDSGLAREPRVDHARGLSALTTVRASQAAGRQRAGRAGREAPGAVYRCWAQAEDGRLPAFPAPEIKVADLTAFALQAACWGDPDASGLALLDAPPAGAMAAARELLTAIGAVDAAGRATSRGVRLARLGLHPRLGRALLDGAALVGVERAAEVVALLSEEAPREYGDDLAAALRGALRGGDAYAGRWRSEVRRLRAVAADVDVPPARRASSAAGASRGGAADGEDLTVGRVVALAFPERVARSDGGSWLMVSGTRAEVRDGSGLRGARWLAVAVADRPVGRGHARVQLAAVVDEEVARLAAGALLDERDEVHWADGDVVARRVERLGAVELGARPLRDADPALVRGALVEGLEKEGLGLLRWSAEAAVLRQRLAFLRLRLGEPWPDVGDASLHARVDEWLEPELGRARRRSDLGRIDAGAALGRLLPWASGAAGRLDELAPERIAVPSGSRVRIDYADPERPVLAVKVQEMFGLQESPRVAGVPLLVHLLSPAGRPVAVTADLASFWREGYKGVRAELRGRYPKHPWPEDPAGAEPTRHTNARLRR comes from the coding sequence ATCCCCCGTTTCGACGCCCTGGACGCGCTGCCCGTGCGGGCCGCCCTGCCCGACCTGAACGACGCCCTGGAGGGGCACGGCGCGGCCGTGCTCGCCGCGCCGCCCGGCACCGGCAAGACGACGCTGGTGCCGCTGGTGCTGGCCGGGCTGCTGGGCGAGGGGCCCGCGCGGCGGGTGGTGGTGGCCGAGCCGCGGCGTATCGCGGCGCGGGCCGCGGCGCGCCGGATGGCCTGGCTGCTGGGCGAGCGGCCCGGGGACAGCGTCGGTCACACCGTGCGTGGGGAGCGGGTCGGGGGGCGGCACACGCGTGTGGAGGTGGTCACGACCGGCGTGCTGCTGCAGCGGCTCCAGCGCGACCAGGAGCTGACGGGTGTCGACGTGGTGGTGCTGGACGAGTGCCATGAGCGCCATCTCGACGCGGACGCCTCGGCGGCATTTCTGTGGGACGTGCGCGAGACGCTGCGGCCCGAGCTGCGGCTGGTGGCCGCTTCCGCGACGACGGACACGGCCGGTTGGGCGCGGCTGCTGGGCGGGGCGCCGGTGGTCCGGGCCCACGGCTCGGCGTTCGACGTCGAGGTGGTGTGGGCGCCGCCGGTGCGCGCCGTGCGCCCGCCGCACGGGATGCGGGTCGATCCGGCTCTGTTGGCGCATGTGGCGTCGGTGGTGCGGCGGGCGCTCGCGGAGCGGTCGGGGGACGTGCTGTGTTTCCTGCCGGGCGTCGGGGAGATCGCGCGGGTCGCGGGGCAGCTGGGGGCGCCGCCGGGAGTGGACGTGCTGCAGGTGCACGGCCGGTCGCCGGCCCAGGTGCAGGACGCGGTGCTGTCGCCCGGTGTGCGGCGCAGGGTGGTGCTCGCCACGTCCGTGGCGGAGTCCTCGCTGACCGTGCCGGGGGTACGGGTGGTGGTGGACTCGGGTCTGGCGCGGGAGCCGCGGGTGGACCACGCGCGTGGGCTGAGCGCGCTGACGACCGTGCGGGCCTCGCAGGCGGCGGGACGGCAGCGGGCGGGGCGGGCCGGGCGTGAGGCGCCGGGGGCGGTGTACCGGTGCTGGGCGCAGGCGGAGGACGGCCGGCTGCCGGCGTTCCCGGCTCCGGAGATCAAGGTGGCCGATCTGACGGCGTTCGCGCTGCAGGCGGCCTGCTGGGGCGATCCGGACGCGTCGGGGCTGGCGTTGCTGGACGCACCGCCGGCCGGGGCGATGGCGGCGGCACGGGAGCTGCTGACGGCGATCGGCGCGGTCGACGCGGCGGGCCGGGCGACGTCCCGCGGGGTGCGGCTGGCTCGGCTGGGGTTGCATCCGCGGCTGGGGCGGGCGCTGCTGGACGGGGCGGCGCTGGTGGGGGTGGAGCGGGCGGCGGAGGTGGTCGCGCTGCTGAGCGAGGAGGCGCCGCGGGAGTACGGCGACGATCTGGCGGCGGCGCTGCGTGGCGCCCTACGTGGGGGCGACGCCTATGCGGGGAGGTGGCGGTCGGAGGTGCGGCGGCTGCGGGCCGTCGCGGCGGACGTCGACGTGCCGCCCGCGCGGCGGGCGTCGTCGGCTGCGGGAGCCTCGAGGGGCGGGGCGGCCGACGGTGAGGATCTGACCGTCGGCCGTGTGGTGGCCCTGGCCTTCCCGGAGCGGGTCGCGAGGTCCGACGGGGGGTCCTGGCTGATGGTCTCGGGGACCCGGGCGGAGGTGCGGGACGGGTCGGGTCTGCGGGGCGCCCGCTGGCTGGCCGTGGCCGTCGCGGACCGGCCGGTGGGCAGGGGGCACGCGCGCGTGCAGCTGGCGGCGGTGGTGGACGAGGAGGTGGCCCGGCTCGCGGCCGGCGCGCTGCTGGACGAGCGGGACGAGGTGCACTGGGCCGACGGGGATGTGGTGGCGCGGCGGGTGGAGCGGCTCGGGGCGGTGGAGCTGGGGGCGCGTCCGCTGCGGGACGCCGACCCGGCGCTCGTGCGCGGTGCGCTGGTGGAGGGGCTGGAGAAGGAGGGGCTGGGGCTGCTGCGCTGGTCGGCCGAGGCGGCCGTCCTGCGGCAGCGGCTGGCTTTTCTGCGGTTGCGGCTCGGTGAGCCGTGGCCCGACGTCGGCGACGCGTCGTTGCACGCGCGCGTGGACGAATGGCTGGAGCCGGAGCTGGGCCGGGCGCGGCGGCGGAGCGATCTCGGGCGGATCGACGCGGGGGCGGCGCTCGGGAGGCTGTTGCCGTGGGCGTCCGGTGCGGCGGGCCGGCTGGACGAGCTGGCGCCCGAGCGGATCGCCGTCCCCAGCGGGTCCCGGGTGCGGATCGACTACGCGGATCCGGAGCGGCCGGTGCTGGCGGTGAAGGTGCAGGAGATGTTCGGACTGCAGGAGTCGCCGCGGGTGGCGGGGGTGCCGTTGCTGGTGCACCTGCTGTCGCCCGCCGGGCGGCCCGTGGCCGTCACCGCGGACCTCGCGTCCTTCTGGCGGGAGGGATACAAGGGGGTGCGGGCGGAGTTGCGCGGCCGGTACCCGAAGCATCCCTGGCCGGAGGATCCGGCGGGCGCGGAGCCGACCCGGCACACCAACGCGCGGCTCAGGCGGTGA
- a CDS encoding DUF3068 domain-containing protein → MRRTTSLILLALAVFFAALSPLMRWYAFPRLAKIPANEYQTMVLEARNATLLDYGSLTARTVPRVTIVQTLKGDVEASEKIEKTAGRDVVVWDGLSYVQGPDGKMVSQVPERYIFDAHTQEPVHATGEMVDGDPVRRKGIEFKWPFLTEKRDYEYFDAQTRTSAPIHYQGTRTFRGLTVYYFEQTVPWTQVALPKAMPVKGITPADVARTGTTRWYTTVRKFWVEPVTGAPVNGEEIHQEELRGGTLLGGRAKVTAFAGHVKMREDYIDHTVSVVKANRTLVLLLTSYLPWSFLLLAVLLLSLSLYLEARARRPRPPAAAAPAAPRPVTA, encoded by the coding sequence ATGCGCCGCACGACAAGTCTGATCCTGCTCGCCCTCGCCGTGTTCTTCGCGGCGCTCTCCCCGCTCATGCGCTGGTACGCCTTCCCCCGCCTGGCCAAGATCCCCGCGAACGAGTACCAGACGATGGTCCTGGAGGCCAGGAACGCCACCCTCCTCGACTACGGCAGCCTCACCGCCCGCACGGTCCCCCGCGTCACCATCGTGCAGACGCTCAAGGGAGACGTCGAAGCCTCCGAGAAGATCGAGAAGACGGCCGGCCGGGACGTCGTCGTCTGGGACGGCCTGTCCTACGTCCAGGGACCCGACGGCAAGATGGTCTCCCAGGTCCCCGAGCGCTACATCTTCGACGCCCACACCCAGGAACCCGTCCACGCCACCGGCGAGATGGTCGACGGCGACCCCGTCCGCCGCAAGGGCATCGAGTTCAAGTGGCCGTTCCTGACGGAGAAGCGCGACTACGAGTACTTCGACGCCCAGACCCGCACCAGCGCCCCCATCCACTACCAGGGCACCCGGACCTTCCGCGGCCTGACGGTCTACTACTTCGAGCAGACCGTCCCCTGGACCCAGGTCGCCCTGCCCAAGGCGATGCCGGTCAAGGGCATCACCCCGGCGGACGTCGCCAGGACCGGCACCACCCGCTGGTACACCACGGTCCGCAAGTTCTGGGTCGAACCCGTCACCGGAGCACCCGTCAACGGCGAGGAGATCCATCAGGAGGAACTGCGCGGCGGCACCCTCCTCGGCGGCCGCGCCAAGGTCACCGCGTTCGCCGGACACGTCAAGATGCGCGAGGACTACATCGATCACACGGTGTCCGTCGTCAAGGCCAACCGCACCCTGGTCCTGCTGCTGACCTCCTACCTGCCGTGGAGCTTCCTCCTGCTGGCCGTCCTGCTCCTGTCGCTCTCCCTGTACCTCGAGGCCCGCGCCCGCCGCCCCCGGCCGCCCGCTGCCGCGGCCCCCGCCGCACCGCGGCCGGTCACCGCCTGA
- a CDS encoding SPW_0924 family protein, producing the protein MRALIAAATGLALALALVFALTALGAPAGRTSPKPLLTTVPAHP; encoded by the coding sequence ATGCGCGCTCTGATCGCCGCCGCGACCGGCCTCGCCCTCGCGCTCGCCCTGGTGTTCGCCCTCACCGCGCTCGGCGCCCCGGCCGGCCGGACCTCCCCGAAACCCCTGCTGACCACCGTCCCCGCCCACCCCTGA
- a CDS encoding lytic transglycosylase domain-containing protein, protein MSAHFGTRLRKGAVNTTVAALAVAALAASQAPDVTADTQGRRTAADTPATEAGADAGTDDSATGNSPYYTDLPPLHSPNPAPTQSSATTPAGGGAGEAGIPATVLDAYKKAEAQLAQAKPGCNLPWQLLAAIGKVESGQARGGDVTADGTTVSPILGPVLNGSGFANIRDTDNGAYDGDRTFDRAVGPMQFIPSTWAWAGRDGNADGKKDPNNIYDAALAAGHYLCRYGWDMATTSGMRTAILSYNNSTDYLNTVLSWLEYYRKGSHEIPDGTGTVPTDRSDDYTPSPPSVPTTPGTPSVPNAPGRPTKPSTPGKPTKPSTPTKPTPTPTPAPTPTETVHHLEAAGPAKITAMAGDVYTDRVSARAETAAGKAVAKVRIRFTIVGDTDAEFTGGENVATIVTDSKGIALAPALQAGEKSGAFTVRATVLGRTLSALDYAATVTPRAADVLTRTGDTALTCTVGGEFADAVEVKATYKGTAAGKVAATATLVKAADDPTVNDKGPYFKGAADSPVRTLDLQTDADGLLRLPQLYAGDTAGAYLLRITTTGGAVLTVELTVTAAETSTPTAAPVESEPEATPSAS, encoded by the coding sequence ATGTCGGCGCACTTCGGCACCAGGCTGCGCAAGGGGGCGGTCAACACGACCGTGGCCGCACTGGCGGTCGCGGCTCTGGCCGCGTCCCAGGCACCGGACGTCACGGCCGACACCCAGGGCAGACGGACCGCCGCGGACACGCCCGCCACCGAGGCCGGCGCCGACGCCGGCACGGACGACAGCGCCACCGGCAACTCGCCCTACTACACGGACCTGCCGCCCCTGCACAGCCCCAACCCGGCGCCGACCCAGAGCTCCGCCACCACTCCGGCGGGCGGCGGCGCCGGCGAGGCCGGCATCCCCGCGACCGTTCTGGACGCCTACAAGAAGGCCGAGGCCCAGCTGGCGCAGGCCAAGCCGGGCTGCAACCTGCCCTGGCAACTCCTCGCCGCCATCGGCAAGGTCGAGTCGGGCCAGGCGCGCGGCGGCGACGTCACCGCCGACGGCACGACCGTCTCGCCGATCCTCGGACCGGTCCTCAACGGCAGCGGATTCGCCAACATCAGGGACACCGACAACGGCGCCTACGACGGCGACCGGACCTTCGACCGTGCCGTGGGCCCCATGCAGTTCATCCCGTCCACCTGGGCGTGGGCGGGCCGCGACGGCAACGCCGACGGCAAGAAGGACCCCAACAACATCTACGACGCCGCCCTCGCCGCCGGCCACTACCTGTGCCGTTACGGCTGGGACATGGCGACGACGTCCGGGATGCGCACCGCGATCCTCAGCTACAACAACTCCACGGACTACCTGAACACGGTCCTGTCGTGGCTGGAGTACTACCGCAAGGGCTCGCACGAGATCCCCGACGGCACCGGCACCGTGCCGACCGACCGCAGCGACGACTACACGCCGTCCCCGCCGTCCGTCCCGACGACGCCCGGTACGCCGTCGGTCCCGAACGCGCCCGGCAGGCCGACGAAGCCGTCCACGCCGGGTAAGCCGACGAAGCCGTCCACGCCCACCAAGCCGACTCCGACGCCCACGCCGGCCCCCACGCCGACCGAGACGGTCCACCACCTCGAGGCCGCGGGCCCGGCGAAGATCACCGCCATGGCGGGCGACGTCTACACGGACCGCGTCAGCGCCCGGGCGGAGACGGCGGCCGGCAAGGCCGTCGCCAAGGTCAGGATCCGCTTCACCATCGTCGGCGACACCGACGCCGAGTTCACCGGCGGCGAGAACGTCGCCACGATCGTCACCGACAGCAAGGGAATCGCCCTCGCGCCCGCCCTCCAGGCGGGCGAGAAGAGCGGCGCCTTCACCGTCCGCGCCACCGTCCTCGGCCGCACGCTGTCCGCGCTCGACTACGCGGCCACCGTCACCCCCCGCGCCGCCGACGTCCTCACCCGCACCGGCGACACCGCACTCACCTGCACCGTCGGTGGGGAGTTCGCCGACGCGGTCGAGGTGAAGGCCACGTACAAGGGAACGGCGGCGGGCAAGGTCGCGGCCACCGCCACCCTGGTCAAGGCGGCCGACGACCCGACCGTGAACGACAAGGGCCCGTACTTCAAGGGCGCCGCCGACAGCCCCGTCCGCACCCTGGACCTGCAGACGGACGCCGACGGCCTGCTGCGGCTGCCCCAGTTGTACGCGGGCGACACCGCCGGCGCCTACCTGCTGCGCATCACCACCACCGGCGGAGCCGTCCTCACGGTCGAGCTGACCGTCACGGCCGCCGAGACGTCGACGCCGACCGCCGCACCCGTCGAGTCGGAGCCGGAGGCGACGCCCTCCGCTTCGTAG
- a CDS encoding DUF4184 family protein translates to MPFTLSHAAAVLPAVRTDGSGRGRLVPAVLVAGSFAPDLTYYAASVRPEAMELGDVTHSFTGVFTVDVPLAWALVGMWLLVREPLVALLPRARQGRTAALTRCGAPRARARASTALWWYVSAVLGALTHVVWDAFTHLDRWGMRLFPVLGEKIAGSPLYWYLQYGGSAAAAVVIAVFLVRAVRRAPDAEPVGVTVLSAADRWWAAAVIGGCALVAAVRRATRWWDYWGARNAKPWELVPTVCFGAGSGLVLGLLVYAVGVRVWRPAAPGGRAGEPESAEVSAGGSRPGAR, encoded by the coding sequence TTGCCGTTCACTCTGAGTCACGCCGCGGCCGTGCTGCCCGCCGTGCGCACCGACGGCTCCGGCCGCGGACGGCTGGTGCCTGCCGTTCTCGTGGCGGGGTCGTTCGCCCCCGACCTGACCTACTACGCGGCGAGCGTCCGGCCCGAGGCCATGGAGTTGGGCGACGTCACGCACTCCTTCACCGGCGTGTTCACGGTCGACGTGCCGCTGGCGTGGGCGCTCGTCGGGATGTGGCTGCTGGTGCGCGAACCACTGGTCGCGCTGCTGCCGCGCGCCCGGCAGGGCCGAACGGCCGCACTGACCCGTTGCGGAGCACCCCGCGCGCGTGCCCGGGCGTCCACGGCCCTGTGGTGGTACGTGTCTGCGGTGCTCGGCGCGCTGACTCACGTGGTGTGGGACGCGTTCACCCACCTCGACCGCTGGGGCATGCGGTTGTTCCCCGTGCTCGGCGAGAAGATCGCGGGCTCGCCCCTGTACTGGTATCTGCAGTACGGCGGGTCCGCGGCCGCGGCGGTGGTGATCGCCGTGTTCCTGGTGCGCGCGGTGCGCCGGGCGCCCGATGCCGAGCCGGTCGGGGTCACGGTGCTGTCGGCGGCGGACCGGTGGTGGGCCGCCGCCGTGATCGGCGGCTGTGCGCTGGTCGCAGCGGTACGGCGGGCCACGCGATGGTGGGACTACTGGGGTGCGCGAAACGCCAAGCCGTGGGAGCTCGTCCCGACGGTGTGTTTCGGCGCGGGGTCGGGGCTGGTCCTGGGTCTGCTGGTGTACGCCGTCGGCGTGCGGGTGTGGCGTCCGGCCGCCCCCGGCGGGCGCGCCGGGGAGCCGGAGTCGGCGGAGGTCAGCGCGGGAGGAAGCCGTCCCGGGGCCCGGTGA
- a CDS encoding FdhF/YdeP family oxidoreductase, whose amino-acid sequence MATKPPKADPVQDAPLVAEPKHAAAGLPAVGHSLRIAQQQMGVRRTALTLLRVNQKDGFDCPGCAWPEPEHRHAAEFCENGAKAVAEEATLRRVTPEFFAAHTVADLAGRSGYWLGQQGRLTHPMYLPEGADRYEPVTWERAFDIVAEECAALASPDEAVFYTSGRTSNEAAFLYQLFARELGTNNLPDCSNMCHESSGSALSETIGIGKGSVLLEDLHQADLIIVAGQNPGTNHPRMLSALEKAKAGGAKIISVNPLPEAGLERFKNPQTPQGMLKGAALTDLFLQIRIGGDQALFRLLNKLVLETDGALDEAFITEHTHGFEEFADAARAADWDETLTATGLTRAQIEETLRLVLASERTIVCWAMGLTQHKHSVPTIREVVNFLLLRGNIGRPGAGVCPVRGHSNVQGDRTMGIFERPAPAFLDALEKEFGFTPPREHGFDVVRAIRALRDGEAKLFFAMGGNFVAASPDTDVTEAAMRRARLTVHVSTKLNRSHVVTGARALILPTLGRTERDLQGGGEQFVTVEDSMGMVHASRGRLAPAGAHLLSEPAIVCRLARRVLGADSRTPWEEFEKDYGTIRDRIARVIPGFEDFNARVARPGGFTLPHAPRDERRFPTATGKANFTAAPVEFPRLPEGRLLLQTLRSHDQYNTTIYGLDDRYRGIRNGRRVVLVNAEDARTLGLAEGVYVDLVSEWRDGVERRAAGFRVVLYPTARGCAAAYYPETNVLVPLDATADTSNTPASKSVVVRLEQSATD is encoded by the coding sequence ATGGCAACGAAGCCGCCGAAGGCTGATCCGGTCCAGGACGCGCCGCTCGTCGCCGAGCCGAAACACGCGGCGGCGGGCCTGCCGGCCGTCGGACACTCCCTGCGGATCGCCCAGCAGCAGATGGGCGTGAGGCGCACCGCGCTGACGCTGCTGCGCGTCAACCAGAAGGACGGCTTCGACTGCCCGGGCTGCGCCTGGCCCGAGCCCGAGCACCGGCACGCCGCCGAGTTCTGCGAGAACGGCGCGAAGGCGGTCGCGGAGGAGGCGACCCTGCGCCGCGTCACCCCCGAGTTCTTCGCCGCGCACACCGTCGCCGACCTCGCCGGCCGCAGCGGCTACTGGCTCGGCCAGCAGGGACGCCTCACCCACCCCATGTACCTGCCCGAAGGCGCGGACCGCTACGAGCCGGTCACCTGGGAGCGCGCCTTCGACATCGTCGCCGAGGAGTGCGCCGCCCTCGCCTCCCCCGACGAGGCCGTCTTCTACACCTCGGGCCGCACCAGCAACGAGGCCGCGTTCCTCTACCAGCTCTTCGCCCGCGAACTCGGCACCAACAACCTGCCGGACTGCTCCAACATGTGCCACGAGTCGTCCGGTTCGGCACTGTCGGAGACCATCGGCATCGGCAAGGGCAGCGTCCTGCTCGAGGACCTCCACCAGGCCGACCTGATCATCGTCGCCGGGCAGAACCCGGGCACCAACCACCCGCGCATGCTCTCCGCGCTGGAGAAGGCCAAGGCGGGCGGCGCGAAGATCATCAGCGTCAACCCGCTGCCCGAGGCAGGCCTGGAGCGCTTCAAGAACCCGCAGACCCCGCAGGGCATGCTCAAGGGCGCGGCGCTCACCGACCTGTTCCTGCAGATCCGCATCGGCGGCGACCAGGCCCTCTTCCGCCTCCTCAACAAGCTCGTCCTCGAGACGGACGGCGCGCTCGACGAGGCGTTCATCACCGAACACACCCACGGCTTCGAGGAGTTCGCCGACGCCGCCCGCGCCGCCGACTGGGACGAGACGCTCACCGCGACCGGCCTCACGCGCGCGCAGATCGAGGAAACCCTGCGCTTGGTGCTCGCCTCCGAGCGCACCATCGTCTGCTGGGCCATGGGCCTCACCCAGCACAAGCACTCCGTGCCCACCATCCGCGAGGTCGTCAACTTCCTCCTGCTGCGCGGCAACATCGGCCGCCCGGGCGCGGGCGTGTGCCCGGTGCGCGGCCACTCCAACGTGCAGGGCGACCGCACCATGGGCATCTTCGAACGGCCCGCGCCGGCCTTCCTGGACGCCCTGGAGAAGGAGTTCGGCTTCACGCCGCCGCGCGAGCACGGCTTCGACGTCGTACGGGCCATCCGCGCCCTGCGCGACGGCGAGGCGAAGCTGTTCTTCGCCATGGGCGGCAACTTCGTGGCGGCCTCCCCCGACACCGACGTCACCGAGGCGGCCATGCGGCGCGCCCGGCTGACCGTGCACGTGTCGACGAAGCTGAACCGCTCGCACGTCGTCACGGGCGCGCGTGCCCTGATCCTGCCGACCCTGGGCCGCACCGAGCGCGATCTGCAGGGCGGCGGCGAGCAGTTCGTGACCGTCGAGGACTCCATGGGCATGGTGCACGCCTCCCGGGGCCGCCTCGCACCCGCCGGCGCCCACCTGCTGTCCGAGCCCGCCATCGTCTGCCGCCTCGCGCGCCGGGTCCTCGGCGCGGACAGCAGGACCCCGTGGGAGGAGTTCGAGAAGGACTACGGGACGATCCGTGACCGCATCGCGCGCGTGATCCCCGGCTTCGAGGACTTCAACGCGCGCGTGGCGCGGCCCGGCGGCTTCACCCTGCCGCACGCCCCGCGCGACGAGCGCCGCTTCCCCACCGCCACCGGCAAGGCCAACTTCACCGCCGCGCCGGTCGAGTTCCCCCGGCTGCCCGAAGGCCGCCTGCTGCTGCAGACGCTGCGCTCGCACGACCAGTACAACACCACGATCTACGGCCTCGACGACCGCTACCGGGGCATCAGGAACGGCCGCCGGGTCGTCCTCGTGAACGCCGAGGACGCGCGCACGCTGGGCCTGGCAGAGGGCGTGTACGTGGACCTGGTGAGCGAGTGGCGGGACGGCGTGGAGCGGCGCGCCGCGGGCTTCCGCGTGGTGCTCTACCCGACCGCGCGGGGCTGCGCGGCCGCCTACTACCCGGAGACCAACGTGCTGGTGCCGCTGGACGCCACCGCGGACACCAGCAACACGCCCGCGAGCAAGTCCGTCGTGGTCCGTCTGGAACAATCGGCGACCGACTGA
- a CDS encoding PaaI family thioesterase → MGEQQHVKFPQEVIDEYAALGVDILALFSAGHLGTRMGVQILEASADRVVATMPVEGNTQPYGLLHGGASAVLAETIGSVGAMLHGGSSKIAVGVDLNCTHHRGARSGLVTGVATPVHRGRSTATYEIVISDEDERRVCTARLTCLLRDVRAGDGAHLPSSD, encoded by the coding sequence ATGGGCGAGCAGCAGCACGTGAAGTTCCCGCAGGAAGTCATCGACGAGTACGCCGCGCTCGGCGTGGACATCCTCGCCCTGTTCTCCGCCGGACACCTCGGCACCCGCATGGGGGTGCAGATCCTCGAGGCCTCCGCCGACCGGGTCGTCGCCACCATGCCCGTCGAGGGCAACACCCAGCCCTACGGACTGCTGCACGGCGGCGCCTCCGCGGTCCTCGCCGAGACGATCGGCTCGGTCGGCGCCATGCTGCACGGCGGCAGCTCCAAGATCGCCGTCGGCGTCGACCTGAACTGCACCCACCACCGCGGAGCCCGTTCCGGCCTGGTCACCGGCGTGGCCACACCGGTGCACCGCGGACGCTCCACCGCCACCTACGAGATCGTGATCAGCGACGAGGACGAACGCCGCGTGTGCACGGCACGGCTGACCTGCCTGCTGCGCGACGTCCGCGCCGGCGACGGGGCCCACCTCCCCTCGAGCGACTGA